One Paraburkholderia flagellata genomic window carries:
- a CDS encoding alkene reductase, whose protein sequence is MAHLFTPTKLGAYSLSHRVVLAPMTRLRTIQPGDIPSPMMADFYGQRASAGGLEIVEGVSISVTARSYLGAASFYHDGQIAGWKAIADAVHAKGGRVFMQLIHGGRQSHVEMTGGVAPVAPSVVPFEGVALTKDGFVPVSPHRALGLEEIPGIVEEFRVAAQRALDAGFDGVELHGANGYLVDQFIQDGTNQRTDAYGGPIENRVRFLREAVEALISVWGADRVGVRISPSGEWGGISDSNPEATFSHVARVLDEYKIAYLHVIEPRVKGDDTLHEGHAPVAATYLRKHFTGPIIAAGGFNGESAEAIVASGDADLVAFGRHFSSNPDLPYRLKHKLPLTPYVRAAFWGGDETHYSDFPVHPSNSQAEMAL, encoded by the coding sequence ATGGCACACCTGTTCACCCCTACGAAGCTCGGCGCCTATTCCCTTTCGCATCGCGTAGTGCTGGCGCCGATGACCCGCCTGCGCACGATCCAGCCCGGCGACATTCCGAGCCCGATGATGGCCGACTTCTACGGCCAGCGCGCATCCGCTGGCGGTCTCGAGATCGTTGAAGGCGTCAGCATTTCCGTGACTGCCCGCTCGTATCTCGGTGCGGCGAGTTTCTATCACGACGGCCAGATCGCGGGCTGGAAAGCCATCGCCGATGCGGTTCATGCGAAGGGCGGCCGCGTGTTCATGCAACTGATCCACGGCGGCCGTCAAAGCCATGTCGAAATGACGGGCGGCGTCGCGCCTGTGGCGCCTTCGGTCGTGCCTTTCGAAGGCGTAGCGTTGACGAAAGACGGCTTCGTGCCGGTCTCGCCTCACCGCGCGCTCGGGCTCGAAGAGATTCCCGGTATCGTCGAGGAATTCCGCGTCGCCGCGCAACGCGCGCTCGACGCAGGATTCGATGGCGTCGAACTGCACGGCGCGAACGGTTATCTCGTCGACCAGTTCATCCAGGACGGCACCAACCAGCGCACCGACGCATACGGCGGCCCGATCGAAAATCGCGTGCGCTTCCTGCGCGAAGCGGTCGAAGCGCTGATTTCGGTGTGGGGCGCGGATCGCGTCGGCGTACGCATCTCGCCGTCGGGCGAATGGGGCGGCATCTCCGACAGCAATCCGGAAGCGACGTTCAGCCACGTCGCCCGGGTGCTCGATGAATACAAGATCGCGTACCTCCATGTGATCGAGCCGCGCGTCAAAGGTGACGACACGCTTCACGAAGGGCACGCGCCCGTCGCAGCGACGTATCTGCGCAAGCACTTCACCGGTCCGATCATCGCGGCTGGCGGCTTCAACGGCGAAAGCGCCGAAGCGATCGTGGCGTCCGGTGACGCGGATCTTGTGGCGTTCGGCAGGCATTTCTCGTCAAACCCGGACTTGCCGTATCGTCTGAAGCACAAGTTGCCGCTTACGCCCTATGTCCGCGCAGCATTCTGGGGCGGCGACGAAACGCACTATTCGGACTTCCCGGTTCATCCGTCGAATTCACAGGCTGAAATGGCCTTGTGA
- a CDS encoding LysR family transcriptional regulator, protein MELRHLRYFVAVAETGSLTVAAEQRLFTSQPSLSRQIRDLEDQVGVALFIRSARGVELTTAGKAFLDHARLALAQVDAAAEAARRAALPERKVFALGFLTGQEMTWLPRAMSVLRDELPNIDVTVSSYYSPDVADALARGKLDLGFLRAEPGYDLEYRVVNRERLIVLMPSDHPLTAKSAVCAQDIAGEPFVMASNKARVLHEVIVGYLQAQGVEVATEHRVDNLAMAMSLVASTRGLALMPEYANNLLPWSVVSRPLDGEAPTVDLVVGYNRANASPTLRLFLSRLDELVLP, encoded by the coding sequence ATGGAATTGCGGCATCTGCGGTATTTCGTGGCCGTGGCCGAAACCGGCAGCCTGACCGTGGCCGCGGAGCAGCGGCTTTTCACGTCGCAGCCGTCACTGAGCCGCCAGATCCGCGATCTGGAGGACCAGGTGGGCGTGGCGCTGTTCATTCGCAGCGCGCGGGGTGTGGAACTGACCACCGCGGGCAAGGCGTTTCTCGACCATGCGCGGCTCGCGCTCGCACAGGTGGACGCCGCTGCCGAGGCCGCGCGCCGCGCGGCGCTGCCCGAGCGCAAGGTGTTCGCGCTGGGCTTTCTCACGGGCCAGGAAATGACGTGGCTGCCGCGCGCGATGAGCGTGCTGCGCGACGAGCTGCCCAATATCGACGTGACCGTCTCGAGCTACTACTCGCCGGACGTGGCCGACGCGCTCGCACGCGGCAAGCTCGATCTTGGCTTTCTGCGCGCGGAGCCCGGCTATGACCTCGAATACCGTGTGGTGAACCGCGAGCGGCTCATCGTGCTGATGCCTAGCGATCACCCGCTCACGGCGAAATCCGCCGTCTGTGCGCAGGACATTGCCGGCGAGCCGTTCGTCATGGCGTCCAACAAGGCGCGCGTGCTGCACGAGGTGATCGTGGGCTATCTGCAGGCGCAGGGCGTGGAGGTGGCCACCGAGCACCGCGTGGACAACCTCGCGATGGCCATGTCGCTCGTGGCGTCCACGCGCGGCCTCGCACTCATGCCTGAGTATGCGAACAACCTGTTGCCATGGTCGGTCGTGAGCCGGCCGCTGGACGGCGAGGCCCCGACGGTCGACCTCGTGGTGGGCTACAACCGCGCCAACGCGTCGCCTACGTTGCGGCTATTTCTTTCACGGCTCGACGAACTCGTCCTTCCTTGA
- a CDS encoding SDR family NAD(P)-dependent oxidoreductase, whose amino-acid sequence MSQLTGKTALVTGASRGIGRAIALSLASAGAQVLVHYGNAEDAADAVAAEIRAAGGKAQKVGANLRDADGPHQLAKRVRTIVGDRLDLLVANAGISKSASLEDTTVEDFDDLFAVNVRAPFFLVQQLLPTMCKGSSIVLLSSLAARTAVGTISAYAASKGAVDTLVAHFAAALGPRGIRVNAVAPGVVATDMSSFTKTETGRATALGMQAFKRIGQPEDIADAVTFLASDAARWITGDTLRVDGGSKL is encoded by the coding sequence ATGTCCCAGCTCACCGGCAAGACCGCGCTCGTTACGGGCGCCTCGCGCGGCATTGGCCGCGCCATCGCGCTCTCGCTCGCCAGCGCCGGCGCGCAGGTGCTCGTGCACTACGGCAACGCCGAAGATGCCGCCGACGCAGTCGCCGCCGAAATTCGCGCGGCGGGCGGAAAAGCCCAGAAGGTGGGCGCGAACCTGCGCGACGCCGACGGCCCGCATCAACTGGCCAAACGCGTGCGGACGATTGTCGGTGACCGGCTCGATCTCCTCGTCGCCAACGCCGGCATCTCGAAGTCGGCGTCGCTCGAAGACACGACTGTCGAAGACTTCGACGACCTGTTCGCCGTGAACGTGCGTGCCCCGTTCTTTCTGGTTCAGCAGCTTCTACCCACCATGTGCAAGGGCAGCAGCATCGTGCTGCTTTCCTCGCTCGCCGCGCGCACTGCCGTTGGCACAATTTCCGCCTATGCGGCGAGCAAGGGCGCGGTGGATACGCTCGTCGCCCATTTCGCAGCGGCGCTCGGGCCGCGCGGCATCCGCGTGAACGCTGTCGCCCCAGGCGTGGTGGCCACTGACATGTCGAGCTTCACGAAAACCGAAACGGGCCGCGCGACGGCGCTGGGGATGCAGGCGTTCAAGCGCATCGGGCAGCCGGAGGATATCGCCGATGCCGTCACGTTCCTCGCCTCCGACGCGGCGCGCTGGATCACTGGCGACACGCTGCGCGTGGATGGAGGCTCGAAGCTTTGA
- a CDS encoding EF-hand domain-containing protein, whose amino-acid sequence MSMSSVNGSTSAYEAYFSFAQKQSASSDSPDRATLNSFSTQKTVTAINTSTGAAETQTLRATPLAVAWAPQMFVQGDKNNDDSLSLDEFQAQLSRAGVGADDAKQLFSSFDTSNDGQVSLTEFVTGVSRSISSGSQVFNDLLDSYTRDANGNLDQAKTDNFLSTGLSLAETFWKNLG is encoded by the coding sequence ATGTCCATGTCCTCGGTGAACGGTTCGACCTCTGCTTACGAGGCGTATTTCAGCTTCGCGCAAAAGCAGTCAGCTTCGTCGGACTCGCCCGATCGTGCCACGCTCAACAGCTTTTCGACCCAGAAAACGGTCACGGCCATCAATACGAGCACCGGCGCGGCCGAAACGCAGACACTGCGCGCGACGCCGCTCGCGGTTGCATGGGCGCCCCAGATGTTCGTGCAGGGCGACAAGAACAACGACGATTCCCTGTCGCTCGACGAATTCCAGGCTCAACTCTCGCGCGCCGGCGTAGGAGCCGACGACGCAAAGCAGCTTTTTAGCAGCTTCGACACGTCCAACGACGGTCAGGTATCGCTTACCGAGTTCGTGACGGGCGTGAGCAGGAGCATTTCGAGCGGAAGCCAGGTGTTCAACGATCTTCTGGACTCCTATACACGAGATGCAAACGGCAATCTGGATCAAGCCAAAACCGATAATTTCCTGAGCACCGGCCTGAGCCTGGCCGAAACGTTCTGGAAAAATCTCGGCTAG
- a CDS encoding dihydroxyacetone kinase family protein, protein MKKLVNDPSFVVREMLEGIARTAPHVAVLGDENVLVRNPLPSAHARCVAVISGGGSGHEPAHGGYVGQGMLSAAVCGEVFTSPSTDAVLAAIRASAGPKGALLIVKNYTGDRLNFGLAAELARAEGIPVEIVIVADDVSLRGHTERNQRRGIAGTVLVHKIAGAAAARSDGLGLVAAIARSAAENLGTMGVALDGCTLPGAEKAGFRLADDEIELGMGIHGEKGVERTAPMAAGELTETLLANIVEDLALKSGERVALLVNGLGATPVMELAIIMRDAFESLSRRDVVVERAWTGTFLSALDMPGCSISVLRLDDARLALLDADTEAHAWPGVGTVNRQIRIESAFSAADTHAEAGATPADAASEHWKRLLKPALDAVAHALIENEALFTDLDSRAGDGDLGASMHRAAQAILAVPQGALGSPGSALAALSTALRRAIAGSSGPFYATALLRASRTLGESAQPGALDWAAAMRGAAEAISELGGAKPGDRTMLDALVPAVDALESALRSVCPAGEAWAQAVSAAELGAKGTAQMTPRAGRASYLGARAIGTPDGGAVVVACWLKALQSHIGAG, encoded by the coding sequence ATGAAGAAGCTCGTCAACGACCCGTCGTTTGTGGTGCGCGAAATGCTCGAAGGCATTGCGCGGACCGCGCCGCATGTCGCCGTGCTCGGCGACGAAAACGTCCTCGTTCGCAATCCGCTGCCGAGCGCGCACGCGCGTTGCGTCGCCGTGATCTCGGGCGGCGGTAGCGGCCACGAGCCCGCGCATGGCGGCTACGTGGGGCAAGGCATGCTGAGCGCCGCGGTGTGCGGCGAAGTTTTCACGTCGCCCTCGACCGACGCCGTGCTCGCCGCGATCCGCGCGAGCGCGGGCCCGAAGGGCGCGCTGCTCATCGTGAAGAACTACACGGGTGACCGGCTCAATTTCGGCCTGGCGGCAGAACTGGCGCGCGCCGAAGGCATTCCGGTCGAAATCGTCATCGTGGCGGACGACGTGTCGTTGCGCGGGCATACGGAGCGCAATCAGCGCCGCGGTATTGCAGGGACTGTGCTAGTGCACAAGATTGCGGGCGCGGCGGCCGCGCGCAGCGACGGTCTGGGCCTCGTAGCCGCGATTGCGCGCAGCGCGGCCGAGAATCTCGGCACGATGGGCGTGGCGCTCGACGGCTGCACGCTGCCCGGCGCGGAAAAAGCCGGCTTTCGCCTGGCCGACGACGAGATCGAACTCGGCATGGGCATCCACGGCGAGAAGGGCGTGGAACGCACGGCGCCGATGGCGGCGGGCGAATTGACGGAGACGCTGCTCGCCAACATCGTCGAAGACCTCGCGTTGAAAAGCGGAGAGCGCGTGGCGCTGCTCGTGAACGGACTCGGCGCAACTCCCGTGATGGAACTGGCGATCATCATGCGCGATGCATTCGAGAGTCTGAGTCGCCGCGATGTGGTGGTCGAGCGGGCGTGGACCGGCACGTTTCTCTCGGCGCTCGACATGCCGGGCTGTTCGATCTCCGTGCTCCGGCTCGACGATGCCAGACTCGCGTTGCTCGACGCCGACACCGAAGCGCACGCATGGCCCGGCGTCGGCACGGTCAATCGGCAGATCCGCATCGAGTCTGCATTTTCAGCAGCGGATACGCACGCAGAGGCGGGCGCAACGCCTGCGGATGCGGCCAGCGAACACTGGAAGCGGCTTCTCAAGCCCGCGCTCGATGCCGTTGCGCACGCATTGATCGAGAACGAAGCCCTGTTCACGGACCTCGATTCCCGAGCCGGCGACGGCGATCTGGGCGCGAGCATGCATCGCGCCGCGCAGGCCATTCTCGCTGTGCCGCAAGGCGCGCTGGGTTCGCCGGGCAGCGCGCTCGCCGCGCTCAGCACGGCGTTGCGCCGCGCGATAGCGGGCAGTTCCGGACCGTTCTATGCAACGGCGCTGCTGCGCGCCTCGCGCACGCTCGGCGAGTCAGCGCAGCCCGGCGCGCTGGATTGGGCGGCCGCCATGCGCGGCGCGGCCGAGGCGATCAGCGAACTGGGCGGCGCGAAGCCGGGCGACCGCACGATGCTCGATGCGCTCGTTCCCGCCGTCGATGCGCTGGAAAGCGCCCTGAGGTCGGTATGCCCCGCGGGCGAAGCGTGGGCGCAGGCGGTGAGCGCCGCGGAGTTGGGCGCGAAAGGCACGGCGCAAATGACGCCGCGCGCGGGGCGCGCAAGCTATCTGGGCGCGCGCGCGATCGGGACGCCTGATGGCGGGGCGGTGGTGGTGGCGTGCTGGCTCAAGGCGCTGCAGTCGCATATTGGCGCGGGGTGA
- a CDS encoding EAL domain-containing protein, whose product MLSANLSRGTADSRLRHELAITSELEALLTLHIAANTDFLKGVGTAGYTSRGWPIKRAAVVVGIYDRLAHDFAGASRNERTIRQLRQLSAVWPEQLDAAARNIALADAGAKLEPALMQRANETLSSIMSLLTALRSGQREQIKEWARQYPDIVVSVNVSPVQFMRADLPAMMADTLAHAGVSPRNIELEITEGVLMAPRSLATLRALREMGLSVAIDDFGSGYSSLGYIRSFMPDRLKLDMSFVKGIGHSRADEVIVKAVLALGHTLGMRVVAEGVETLRQLEFLIENGCNEAQGYWFARPVDAASAQSYLEASHAASVHQR is encoded by the coding sequence ATGCTGAGCGCTAACCTTTCGCGTGGGACGGCGGACTCGCGGCTTCGCCATGAACTGGCCATCACGTCGGAACTCGAAGCCCTGCTCACGCTGCATATTGCAGCGAATACCGACTTCCTCAAAGGCGTGGGCACGGCGGGCTACACGTCGCGCGGGTGGCCGATCAAGCGGGCCGCAGTCGTGGTCGGCATTTACGACCGGCTCGCGCATGACTTTGCCGGCGCGTCGCGCAATGAACGCACGATCCGCCAGTTGCGGCAGTTGAGCGCCGTCTGGCCCGAGCAGCTCGACGCGGCCGCGCGCAATATCGCGCTCGCCGACGCGGGCGCGAAACTCGAGCCCGCCCTGATGCAGCGCGCGAACGAAACGCTCAGCTCCATCATGTCGCTCCTCACCGCGCTGCGCTCCGGGCAACGCGAGCAGATCAAGGAATGGGCGCGCCAATACCCCGATATCGTCGTTTCGGTGAACGTATCGCCGGTCCAGTTCATGCGCGCGGATTTGCCCGCGATGATGGCGGACACGCTCGCGCATGCAGGCGTGAGCCCGCGCAATATCGAACTGGAAATCACGGAGGGCGTGCTCATGGCGCCCCGTTCGCTCGCCACACTGCGTGCCCTTCGCGAGATGGGGCTCTCGGTCGCTATCGACGATTTCGGCTCGGGCTATTCGAGCCTCGGCTACATTCGCAGCTTCATGCCCGATCGTCTCAAGCTCGACATGTCGTTCGTGAAGGGCATTGGCCACTCGCGCGCGGACGAGGTCATCGTGAAAGCGGTGCTCGCCCTCGGCCATACGCTCGGCATGCGTGTCGTGGCCGAAGGCGTGGAAACGCTACGGCAACTGGAATTCCTGATCGAGAACGGCTGCAACGAGGCGCAGGGCTACTGGTTCGCCCGCCCGGTGGATGCAGCGAGCGCACAGTCCTATCTGGAAGCAAGCCATGCGGCCAGCGTTCACCAGCGGTAA
- a CDS encoding sensor domain-containing diguanylate cyclase: MRPAFTSGNLLRWLTGPRTIFYGSLAVAFIMASLCATVLYESRHDALERARENSRNVALVAERDIERNFELYALSLQAVVDGIGRADVMALPAHLRSQLLFDHAITAEYLGSILVLDEAGNVAMNSATDTPLKANFADRDYFTVQRDNPHAGLYISAPYRSRLRNGAPSIALSRRLSHPDGSFAGIVMIAINLEYFHQLFAGLSLGPHGAISLIAQDGTMIMRQPYDASVVGRNIRRASTFRQFLAAKEGSFSDTSSIDGVQRMYFFRNFPRQPLIIMVAEAEPDIYAAWRRRALTIGTLMGTFAIGFVALSFVLATQLRRRMRAESELQLLARTDSLTGLNNRRTLGEILEQEWRRAKRARSVFSLLFVDIDRFKAYNDKYGHQAGDDALAAVARCIGENIRRPADTAARYGGEEFIVVLPDTLLEGACAIAEKIRHAISELAIEHSGSEYGRVTASIGSASWSPDHDVDVTQIIKAADQALYDAKARGRNRVAMCVA, translated from the coding sequence ATGCGGCCAGCGTTCACCAGCGGTAACCTGCTCAGATGGCTCACGGGGCCGCGCACCATTTTCTATGGCAGCCTCGCGGTCGCCTTCATCATGGCGTCGCTCTGCGCGACGGTGCTCTACGAGAGCCGCCACGACGCCCTGGAGCGCGCGAGAGAGAATTCGCGCAACGTCGCGCTCGTTGCCGAACGCGACATCGAGCGCAATTTCGAGCTCTATGCGCTTTCGCTGCAAGCCGTGGTCGACGGCATCGGCCGGGCCGACGTCATGGCGTTGCCCGCGCATCTGCGCAGCCAGTTACTGTTCGACCACGCCATTACCGCGGAATATCTGGGCTCGATTCTCGTGCTCGACGAAGCGGGCAACGTCGCCATGAATTCGGCCACCGACACGCCGCTGAAGGCGAATTTCGCCGACCGCGACTACTTCACGGTTCAGCGCGACAATCCCCACGCTGGCCTCTACATTAGTGCGCCATACCGTTCGCGCTTGCGCAACGGCGCGCCCAGCATCGCGCTGAGCCGCAGACTTTCGCATCCCGACGGGTCGTTCGCCGGCATCGTCATGATCGCCATCAACCTGGAGTATTTTCACCAGCTGTTCGCCGGGCTCTCGCTTGGGCCGCACGGGGCGATTTCGTTGATCGCGCAAGACGGCACCATGATCATGCGCCAGCCCTACGACGCGTCCGTGGTGGGACGCAACATCCGTCGCGCCAGTACGTTCCGCCAGTTTCTGGCCGCGAAAGAAGGCAGTTTCTCGGATACGTCGTCGATCGATGGTGTACAGCGCATGTATTTTTTCCGCAATTTCCCGCGCCAGCCGCTCATCATCATGGTGGCGGAAGCCGAACCCGATATCTACGCCGCCTGGCGGCGGCGTGCGCTGACCATCGGCACGCTCATGGGCACCTTCGCCATCGGCTTCGTCGCGCTCTCGTTCGTGCTCGCCACGCAGTTGCGGCGCAGAATGCGCGCCGAGTCCGAACTGCAGTTGCTCGCGCGCACCGACAGCCTCACGGGACTGAACAATCGCCGCACGCTCGGCGAGATCCTGGAACAGGAATGGCGGCGTGCAAAACGCGCGCGCAGCGTGTTCTCGCTGCTCTTCGTCGATATCGACAGGTTCAAGGCCTATAACGACAAGTATGGCCACCAGGCCGGCGACGACGCGCTCGCCGCCGTCGCGCGCTGCATTGGCGAAAACATCCGCCGGCCCGCGGACACTGCCGCCCGTTACGGCGGCGAAGAGTTCATCGTCGTGCTGCCCGATACGCTGCTGGAAGGCGCCTGTGCGATCGCCGAGAAAATCCGCCATGCGATCAGCGAACTCGCCATCGAGCATTCAGGCAGCGAGTACGGGCGCGTCACGGCGAGCATTGGCTCCGCAAGCTGGTCACCCGACCACGATGTCGACGTCACGCAGATCATCAAGGCAGCCGATCAGGCGCTGTACGACGCCAAGGCGCGCGGCCGCAACCGCGTCGCCATGTGTGTCGCCTGA
- a CDS encoding efflux transporter outer membrane subunit has protein sequence MFKTARWMAIAACLALASCNFAPRYQQPELPVASTYESADIAAPGGERLASELTWETFFRDPALKQLIAMALAHNRDLAASVARIEQAQALYRVQRSAQFPQVAAGADATRTKTPLNTIEPELANNNTSVHFNQYSVQVAVTSFELDFWGRVANLSESARRNYLATVEANEAFRLSLISNVAATYYAILSGNEGIDLAQHTLETRQYALEVARLRLDAGATSLVDYEQARILVTQAQTQLAELQRTTGQQRDQLAVLIGGPLPDAAGMTQRHVLADADQFGALDAGLPSSLLALRPDIRAAEQSLRAADADIGAARADYFPRVSLTGSFGYVSPELSDLFVPGKQAWLISGFVTLPIFDAGRRSAQVRLSEARQTELVANYQKTVQVAFREVSDALIARQRLQEQIAAQERAVASEARLAEAADLRYQNGISIYLEVVDAKRSLFAAQQQLIQLRAAALQNGASLYVALGGGQDAPRPEHADAGSSVATP, from the coding sequence ATGTTTAAGACTGCCAGGTGGATGGCGATTGCTGCATGCCTCGCGCTCGCTTCGTGCAATTTCGCCCCGCGCTACCAGCAGCCGGAATTGCCAGTTGCCAGCACCTACGAGAGTGCGGATATTGCTGCGCCGGGGGGCGAGCGTCTCGCTTCGGAGCTGACATGGGAGACGTTTTTCCGCGACCCGGCGCTCAAGCAACTCATTGCCATGGCACTCGCGCATAACCGCGATCTTGCGGCATCAGTTGCGCGCATCGAGCAGGCGCAGGCGCTCTACCGCGTGCAGCGCTCCGCGCAGTTTCCGCAAGTGGCCGCGGGCGCGGATGCCACCCGCACCAAAACGCCGCTCAACACCATCGAGCCTGAGCTTGCCAACAACAACACCTCGGTTCACTTCAACCAGTACAGCGTGCAGGTGGCCGTCACGTCGTTCGAACTCGACTTCTGGGGGCGCGTGGCAAACCTGAGCGAGTCCGCGCGCCGCAACTATCTGGCGACGGTGGAGGCCAATGAAGCGTTTCGTCTCTCGCTCATCAGCAACGTGGCCGCGACTTACTACGCGATTCTCTCGGGCAACGAGGGCATCGACCTGGCTCAGCACACGCTCGAAACACGGCAATACGCGCTGGAAGTCGCGCGGCTTCGTCTTGACGCGGGCGCGACATCGCTCGTGGATTACGAACAGGCGCGCATTCTCGTCACGCAGGCGCAAACGCAGCTTGCCGAGCTGCAAAGGACGACGGGCCAGCAGCGCGATCAGTTGGCTGTCCTGATCGGTGGCCCGCTGCCCGACGCCGCCGGCATGACGCAACGCCATGTGCTGGCCGACGCCGACCAGTTCGGCGCGCTCGATGCAGGCCTGCCTTCCTCGCTGCTTGCACTGCGCCCCGATATTCGCGCCGCCGAGCAGTCGTTGCGAGCCGCCGACGCCGACATCGGCGCCGCGCGCGCCGACTACTTCCCGCGCGTTTCGCTCACGGGCAGTTTCGGCTATGTGTCTCCGGAGTTGAGCGATCTGTTCGTGCCCGGCAAGCAGGCATGGCTCATATCCGGATTCGTCACGCTGCCCATCTTCGACGCGGGTCGCCGCAGCGCGCAGGTGCGCCTGTCCGAAGCGCGTCAAACGGAACTCGTGGCGAACTACCAGAAAACCGTTCAGGTGGCGTTCCGCGAAGTCTCCGATGCGCTGATTGCGCGCCAGCGCCTGCAGGAGCAGATCGCGGCACAGGAGCGCGCGGTGGCCTCCGAGGCGCGCCTGGCGGAAGCCGCCGATCTGCGCTACCAGAACGGCATTTCCATCTACCTGGAAGTGGTCGATGCAAAGCGCAGCCTGTTCGCGGCACAGCAGCAATTGATCCAGCTACGCGCGGCGGCGCTGCAAAACGGCGCTTCGTTATACGTGGCGCTAGGAGGCGGGCAGGATGCGCCCCGGCCAGAGCATGCGGACGCGGGTAGCAGCGTTGCCACCCCATAG